A section of the Oryza sativa Japonica Group chromosome 1, ASM3414082v1 genome encodes:
- the LOC4326460 gene encoding probable bifunctional methylthioribulose-1-phosphate dehydratase/enolase-phosphatase E1 — translation MGSEQDFILGWTPEQNLLGERSMQVQMQMQQATTVLSSSSNRPWTLWCHPVPVVSSPSHAKNKKHGLRLRAGMAMASSELPDLSAIQRVVLDIEGTTTPISFVADVLFPYARDNVRRHLAATYGSSEETRADVALLRAQVEEDLAQGVDGAVAVPPDAEGEGEGAVVEALAANVESMIRADRKVTALKQLQGRIWRRGFDSGELRSEVYDDAADALRRWRAKAYIYSSGSREAQRLIFANTAAHGDLRDHLCGFFDTTIGAKREVSSYYEIWQTLGTDRPSQILFLTDVYQEAAAAKTAGLEVIISVRPGNAPLPDNHGFHTITSFAEISI, via the exons ATGGGATCGGAGCAGGATTTCATTCTAGGATGGACGCCGGAACAAAACCTCCTTGG GGAGCGTAGCATGCAGgtgcagatgcagatgcagcAGGCTACCACCGttctcagcagcagcagcaaccggcCTTGGACGCTGTGGTGCCATCCTGTCCCAGTAGTCTCCTCCCCATCCCACGCCAAAAATAAGAAGCATGGCCTCCGACTCCGAGCAGGCATGGCCATGGCCTCCTCCGAGCTTCCTGACCTGAGCGCAATA CAACGCGTGGTGCTGGACATCGAGGGCACCACGACGCCCATCTCCTTCGTGGCGGACGTGCTCTTCCCCTACGCGCGCGACAATGTCCGCCGCCACCTGGCCGCCACTTACGGCAGCAGCGAGGAGACGCGCGCTGACGTGGCCCTGCTGCGGGCGCAGGTGGAGGAGGACCTCGCGCAGGGCGTCGACGGTGCCGTGGCGGTTCCGCCGGAtgcggaaggggaaggggaaggcgcCGTGGTGGAGGCCCTGGCGGCGAACGTGGAGAGCATGATTCGCGCGGACAGGAAGGTGACGGCGCTGAAGCAGCTGCAGGGGCGCATCTGGCGGCGGGGCTTCGACAGCGGCGAGCTGCGGAGCGAGGTgtacgacgacgcggcggacgcgctgcggcggtggcgtgccAAGGCCTACATCTACTCCAGCGGAAGCAGGGAGGCCCAGCGCCTCATCTTCGCCAACACCGCTGCACACGGCGATCTCCGCGACCACCTCTGCGGATTCTTCGACACCACAATAGG GGCCAAGCGCGAGGTTAGCAGCTACTACGAGATCTGGCAGACTCTGGGCACGGACCGCCCCTCCCAGATCCTCTTCTTGACAGACGTCTACCAAGAAGCCGCTGCAGCAAAGACTGCAG GCCTTGAGGTGATAATATCTGTCAGGCCTGGAAACGCACCCCTCCCTGATAATCATGGTTTTCACACAATCACATCATTCGCTGAAATCTCCATCTGA
- the LOC4326461 gene encoding uncharacterized protein, producing the protein MAPPPPHRPYKRPAISDQQRRRDLALQAQSARRADAQARARSLANSLLSPSSAAADTAVEGDSERDHEPTVAEAASKLRGSDARRWFARQIMLPEWMADAPPHLATDWHVFARPAGKRCLVVSCNGITISRLRNGSILHRFPSALPNGSKRDISGPASSYSILDCIFHEPDETYYIIDMICWRGYSLYDCTAEFRFFWVNSKLMETTAGDPPSTYHRYRFSAVPIYECTLQGLQAAYSGSTPYVKDGLLFYNKHAHYLAGITPLALVWKDEACSQYVIDTDSKGQVPSEQHIVLDLQEDGKLTTSDDPPVVFGSLDNEFIQKSNLRPGNLLRFAVKDERVKLVDGKMEISELQFVGKPNRARAFADSHSKALFQYAARHAPLRIEDLVASIQSNNMELESTDVEMQG; encoded by the exons atggcgccgccgccgccgcatcgaccCTACAAGCGCCCCGCCATCTCCgaccagcagcgccgccgcgaccTCGCCCTCCAGGCCCAGTCTGCCCGCCGCGCTGACGCCCAGGcgcgcgcccgcagcctcgcCAACTCCCTTCTGTCCCCGTCCTCTGCCGCTGCCGACACAGCAGTGGAGGGCGACAGCGAGCGCGATCATGAGCCCACCGTCGCCGAGGCCGCTTCCAAGCTTCGCGGCTCCGATGCGCGCCGCTGGTTCGCCCGCCAGATCATGCTCCCGGAGTGGATGGCTGACGCTCCTCCCCACCTCGCCACCGACTG GCATGTTTTTGCCAGACCTGCCGGGAAACGGTGCTTGGTCGTCTCTTGCAACGGCATCACCATTAGCAGGCTCCGAAATGGATCCATTCTCCACCGATTCCCTTCCGCTCTTCCAAATGGATCAAAGAGAGACATCTCCGGACCAGCAAGTTCCTATTCCATCCTTGATTGCATCTTTCATGAG CCTGATGAAACATATTACATCATTGATATGATCTGTTGGAGAGGCTACTCCTTGTACGACTGCACCGCTGAGTTTAGGTTCTTTTGGGTGAATTCTAAGCTCATGGAGACCACTGCTGGTGATCCTCCATCAACGTACCATCGCTACAGATTCAGTGCTGTCCCTATATACGAGTGCACGCTTCAGGGTCTTCAAGCAGCATACTCAGGAAGCACACCATATGTGAAAGATGGCTTGCTGTTTTACAACAA GCATGCACATTATCTAGCTGGTATCACACCCCTTGCACTGGTCTGGAAAGATGAGGCTTGTAGTCAATATGTTATTGACACAGATAGCAAGGGACAAGTCCCAAGTGAGCAGCAT ATTGTGCTGGATCTGCAAGAGGATGGAAAGCTTACTACTTCTGATGATCCTCCAGTTGTCTTTGGTAGCTTGGACAATGAATTCATTCAGAAG TCAAACCTGCGGCCAGGGAATCTTCTTCGCTTTGCTGTCAAAGATGAAAGAGTGAAACTTGTGGATGGAAAGATGGAGATTAGTGAGCTTCAATTTGTTGGAAAGCCGAATCGTGCTCGTGCTTTTGCTGACAGCCACTCGAAA GCTTTGTTCCAGTACGCTGCTAGGCATGCTCCTCTGAGAATTGAGGATCTCGTTGCCTCGATTCAGTCAAACAATATGGAGCTTGAATCTACGGATGTTGAAATGCAAGGTTGA
- the LOC4326462 gene encoding uncharacterized protein yields the protein MAAPKPIWVRQAEEAKLKSEAETAAAAKAAFDATFKALSASAADDPDQDDDLHRPSSPAQASRDAYSDADDDDDDRPHAPPGPVDPSKSSAAGPGIAGGSAGAPATFTVVSKDRDSRRVPTGGARVRVRVSPAAGVGGDDLEGAVKDNGDGSYAVTYVVPKRGNYMVHVDLDGSPVMGSPFPVFFSASNTAATVVTSTFPPTLPAVSSAYPNMVNQTMPNMPNYAGALSAAFPSLLGLLPAASTGASGGVVLPGVGASLGEICREHINGKCTKATDCSKLNHPPQQLLMSVLAATTSVGALSQAPMAPSAAAMAAAQAIMAAQALQAHAAQMQADSKAAGGEASGSTDKTDKGDVLKKMVQISNLSPLLTVDHIKQLFGYCGKVVDCTITDSKHIAYVEYSKQEEATAALALNNMDVGGRPLNVEMAKSLPPKTNLANSNLPMMMQQAVQLQQMQFQQALIMQQTIAAQQAAARAATMKSATEAAAARAAEISRKLKAEGFGGETVEEKDARGKSRSPSPSARRSKSRSRSPIKYRRSRRSRSYSPPVRHTRGRRSRSPSRSYHSKYGSDRSYRDDRDKYGRSGRRESDRSRDHYSSSSRRNRSRSISPRHKKSSRSDSRSPKRHREESLSPSKSRRSARAGSRSPGQHKGSKLSPTRDHHSSRRSRRSRSRSQEKNRNSDKKDSKKSEMEDKKRRSDRGNRGDKDEKYLKDPMEDKKLDVSSVAHKRSSSASEDEMLNSNSKRSKHDAALECHERKDEDHIEEDRRDLDSVGSKSEKRSLGNGDHEKQNHDTNRKTDKSHDRDDSSRKDRKYREDESRHSRDRCSRHSSSRSHRSSRHSREKYHGDTTDQHKSKKSEEGSKSRKDDCLLDDTLSSDRRKVQSEDSPRRKHNQLAASSDVHGINHDTGVKVPNDFSEADQGIQEAKQVVHETDMSSAPRLEDPFLAQDKQDKPIVAGLNGLHEPGVDGAFVGTEESAI from the exons aTGGCGGCTCCCAAGCCCATCTGGGTGCGCCAGGCCGAGGAGGCCAAGCTCAAGTCCGAGGccgagaccgccgccgccgccaaggccgCCTTCGACGCCACCTTCAAGGCCCTCTccgcatccgccgccgacgaccccgACCAGGACGACGACCTCCACCgcccctcttccccggcccaagCCTCTCGGGACGCCTACTCCGAcgcagacgacgacgacgacgaccgccccCATGCCCCTCCCGGTCCAGTCGACCCCTCCaagtcctccgccgccggccccggCATCGCTGGTGGTTCCGCTGGTGCCCCCGCCACCTTCACCGTCGTCTCCAAGGACCGGGACTCGCGCAGGGTCCCaaccggcggcgcgcgcgtccGCGTCCGCGTCTCCCCGGCagctggcgtcggcggcgacgacctcgaAGGTGCAGTCAAGGACAACGGCGATGGCTCCTACGCCGTCACCTACGTCGTCCCTAAGCGCGGTAACTACATGGTCCACGTCGACCTCGACGGGTCGCCCGTCATGGGGAGCCCCTTCCCCGTCTTCTTCAGCGCATCCAACactgccgccaccgtcgtcacCTCCACCTTCCCGCCCACGCTTCCGGCTGTCTCCTCCGCCTACCCCAACATGGTCAACCAGACCATGCCCAACATGCCAAACTACGCTGGCGCCCTCTCGGCTGCCTTCCCCAGCCTTCTCGGCCTCCTCCCTGCTGCGTCTACTGGTGCCTCTGGTGGGGTTGTGCTGCCTGGTGTTGGTGCCTCGCTTGGGGAGATTTGCCGGGAGCACATCAACGGCAAGTGCACCAAGGCCACAGACTGTAGCAAGCTCAACCACCCGCCACAGCAGCTGCTCATGTCCGTGCTGGCTGCCACTACATCTGTCGGTGCGCTCAGCCAGGCGCCCATGGCACCATCTGCTGCTGCCATGGCTGCTGCTCAGGCCATCATGGCTGCACAGGCACTGCAGGCACATGCTGCGCAGATGCAGGCTGATTCCAAGGCTGCAGGAGGGGAGGCTTCAG GTTCAACAGATAAAACTGATAAAGGTGATGTTCTGAAGAAAATGGTTCAGATTAGCAACCTAAGCCCACTTCTTACGGTGGATCATATTAAGCAGCTATTTGGATACTGTGGCAAAGTGGTTGATTGCACCATCACAGACTCAAAACATATTGCCTATGTAGAATACTCCAAACAAGAAGAAGCAACTGCAGCGCTGGCACTCAACAACATGGATGTTGGTGGTCGCCCCTTGAATGTTGAGATGGCCAAATCCCTCCCTCCCAAAACTAATTTGGCAAATAGCAATCTGcccatgatgatgcagcaagctGTTCAGTTGCAACAGATGCAATTCCAGCAGGCTCTGATAATGCAGCAGACAATAGCAGCTCAACAGGCTGCTGCGCGCGCAGCCACCATGAAATCCGCCACTGAAGCAGCAGCTGCAAGGGCTGCTGAGATAAGCAGGAAGTTGAAAGCGGAGGGCTTTGGTGGGGAAACTGTCGAAGAGAAGGATGCCAGAGGGAAGTCAAG GTCGCCATCACCTTCTGCCCGTAGATCGAAATCTCGGTCAAGATCACCTATCAAGTACCGCCGGAGCAGGCGGTCTAGATCATACTCTCCGCCGGTTAGACACACACGAGGGCGTAGATCACGATCACCATCAAGATCTTACCACTCAAAGTATGGTAGTGATCGATCTTATCGGGATGATAGAGACAAGTATGGCAGGTCTGGGAGAAGAGAGAGCGACCGATCTCGTGACCACTATTCATCTAGCTCAAGAAGAAACAGAAGTAGAAGTATAAGTCCAAGGCATAAGAAGTCCTCCAGATCTGATTCTCGGTCACCCAAGCGACACAGAGAAGAAAGTTTAAGCCCTTCGAAATCACGGAGGTCAGCTCGAGCTGGTTCAAGGTCACCAGGACAGCACAAAGGAAGCAAATTGTCGCCAACTCGTGACCATCATTCTTCTCGCCGTAGTAGGCGTTCTAGATCCAGATCTCAAGAGAAGAATCGCAACAGTGATAAAAAGGACAGCAAAAAATCTGAGATGGAGGATAAAAAAAGGAGATCTGATAGAGGCAATAGAGGTGACAAAGATGAAAAGTATCTAAAGGATCCAATGGAAGATAAGAAACTAGATGTGTCTTCTGTTGCTCATAAAAGGAGTTCATCCGCATCAGAAGATGAAATGCTGAATAGTAATTCCAAGAGATCTAAACATGATGCTGCTTTGGAGTGTCATGAGAGGAAGGATGAGGATCATATTGAGGAGGACAGAAGGGATTTGGATTCTGTGGGATCAAAATCTGAGAAGAGAAGCCTAGGAAATGGTGATcatgaaaaacaaaatcatGATACAAATAGGAAAACAGACAAGAGTCATGACAGGGATGATTCTTCTCGTAAGGACAGAAAATACAGAGAGGATGAATCAAGACATTCTAGAGATAGATGTTCCCGTCATTCATCTTCAAGATCCCATAGAAGTTCAAGGCATTCAAGGGAAAAGTATCATGGAGATACCACTGATCAGCATAAATCAAAGAAATCAGAAGAGGGTTCCAAGTCTAGGAAGGATGATTGTCTCCTTGATGATACCTTGTCTTCAGATAGAAGGAAAGTTCAGAGCGAGGACTCTCCTCGTAGGAAGCATAACCAGTTAGCAGCTAGTTCAGATGTTCATGGCATCAACCATGATACTGGAGTTAAGGTGCCAAATGATTTCTCAGAAGCTGATCAGGGTATCCAGGAAGCCAAGCAGGTCGTTCATGAAACTGATATGTCCTCTGCACCACGCCTTGAGGACCCATTTCTTGCACAAGACAAACAAGATAAACCTATTGTTGCTGGCCTTAATGGGCTACATGAACCTGGAGTTGATGGTGCATTTGTGGGCACTGAAGAGTCTGCTATATGA
- the LOC4326463 gene encoding chaperone protein dnaJ 20, chloroplastic: MPHLAASPTSAAAAAPASARVAFLRPGRVPRPPLQTARGLRPDLGTLRTAEQPTLYDLLGISSEGTLDEVRAAYRRMARKYHPDVSPPDAAAENTRRFIEVQEAYETLSDPSRRATYDRALARGVCRLAFSSSRRVAPYYYQDQEDKSGWRRTWGDQIEELKRRSMTKDSEENLSWGARMRRRTETSSSE, from the exons atgccccatctcgccgcctcccccacctccgccgccgccgccgcccctgcctCCGCCCGCGTTGCCTTCCTGCGCCCTGGCCGCGTCCCCCGCCCGCCGCTGCAGACAGCGCGTGGCCTTCGCCCGGACTTGGGCACCCTGCGCACGGCGGAGCAGCCCACGTTGTACGACCTACTCGGGATCTCCTCGGAGGGCACCCTCGACGAGGTCCGCGCGGCCTACAGGCGGATGGCGCGCAAGTACCATCCGGACGTCTcgccgcccgacgccgccgccgagaacACCCGCCGCTTCATCGAGGTGCAGGAGGCCTACGAGACGCTCTCCGACCCCAGCCGCCGGGCCACCTACGACCGCGCCCTCGCGCGCGGCGTCTGCCGGcttgccttctcctcctcccgccgcgtcgccccctACTACTACCAG GATCAGGAAGACAAGTCTGGCTGGAGGAGAACTTGGGGAGACCAAATTGAGGAGCTGAAGAGGAGGAGCATGACGAAGGATTCAGAGGAGAACCTCTCCTGGGGAGCTCGGATGCGAAGAAGAACCGAAACATCATCCTCTGAGTAA
- the LOC4326464 gene encoding uncharacterized protein isoform X1, producing the protein MPTQHLTSRRHAELLRHLLLDGGAAVKDLRLRRVVPLTSAPLDDSSPDPAGPAAKSGSAETTPPEAQDGRERKPVVQRSKLVHAPASFGYRRLLPFLNQLTNTNQESECPSGKDNSKIDAYAESESEAQPDPVHCSISTTKEEINISSSHLSSTKMCLSRCQRSRFVHHPSSFSYKRMLPFVTENEITSQEGHRTKIPRLVQEKQSSTDENLILTTGQHHFVMSGDSAEECKTAQVERLVEENESKSDRIHPLGGRLLQPAVSEAAHLELQVSTVEGQNLTQERVLASDAHLLSSDKGECTLKWNDVLPAGQHQPAASEDFSEESNKAGVEAVLEERKSVPDGNSVLDGRQLQTFVSKASPPEGTAEMQKATQKQAVTSDGDDDPLDSCKGGSLAKEQPLLHATELSVKDNAEGDEVHQCQSPELGTSDVCFGGPTKVVIPSVNSHNALEQCDSMASLDEPLLDVEMTCIPLDPCATGVPYSVKETPAGVLCTSDHCSTGTPLTVEETSSSVSVVHIEPMSSKVSPVRQRGSPCLEKRGLSPKKLSPKKGILKRHTRGCKGICMCLDCSTFRLRADRAFEFSRKQMQEADDIIDNLLKEVSSLRNLMEKSAGQQETKQTACQRASQVEVVARERRRQMLMELNSHCRIPGPRVKFAQYVEERMASSPSPDSPSRRR; encoded by the exons atgCCCACACAGCACCTGACCTCTCGCCGCCACGCTGAGCtactccgccatctcctcctagatggcggcgccgccgtgaaGGACCTCCGTCTCCGCCGTGTCGTCCCGCTCACCTCCGCGCCCCTTGACGACTCCTCCCCCGACCCGGCCGGCCCTGCTGCCAAATCTGGATCTGCAGAGACGACGCCGCCGGAGGCCCAAGACGGCCGGGAGCGAAAGCCG GTCGTCCAGCGGTCGAAGCTCGTGCACGCCCCGGCCTCCTTCGGCTACCGCCGCTTACTGCCTTTCCTCAACCAACTGACCAACACCAACCAAG AATCAGAATGCCCTAGTGGCAAGGACAACTCCAAGATTGATGCATATGCCGAATCTGAATCTGAAGCTCAACCTGATCCTGTGCATTGCTCTATCAGCACCACCAAGGAAGAAATCAACATTTCCTCTTCTCATCTTTCAAGCACCAAGATG TGCCTTTCCCGGTGTCAGAGGTCCAGGTTTGTTCACCACCCCAGCTCATTTAGCTACAAGAGGATGCTGCCATTTGTTACGGAGAACG AGATCACTTCTCAGGAAGGTCACAGGACCAAAATTCCAAGACTCGTACAAGAAAAGCAATCTTCAACGGATGAGAATCTTATCTTGACCACTGGACAGCATCACTTTGTTATGTCAGGAGACTCTGCTGAGGAATGCAAAACAGCTCAAGTCGAAAGATTAGTAGAAGAAAACGAATCAAAATCAGACAGGATTCATCCTCTTGGTGGAAGGCTGCTTCAGCCTGCTGTTTCTGAAGCCGCTCATCTAGAACTACAAGTCAGTACAGTTGAAGGGCAAAATCTCACACAGGAAAGAGTGCTAGCTTCAGATGCACACCTTCTATCTTCAGACAAGGGTGAGTGCACATTGAAATGGAATGATGTCCTGCCTGCTGGACAGCATCAGCCTGCTGCCTCAGAAGACTTCTCTGAAGAAAGCAACAAAGCAGGAGTTGAAGCAGTATTAGAAGAGAGGAAATCAGTTCCAGACGGAAATTCTGTTCTTGATGGCAGACAGCTTCAGACTTTTGTTTCAAAAGCTTCTCCTCCAGAAGGCACAGCTGAAATGCAGAAGGCCACACAAAAACAAGCAGTGACTTCAGATGGTGATGACGACCCTCTAGACTCCTGCAAGGGTGGATCTCTTGCCAAAGAGCAGCCTCTACTGCATGCTACAGAGTTGTCAGTAAAAGATAATGCTGAAGGTGATGAGGTACATCAATGCCAAAGCCCAGAGTTGGGAACTTCTGATGTTTGTTTTGGTGGTCCTACCAAGGTTGTAATACCATCAGTGAATTCCCACAATGCACTAGAGCAATGTGATTCTATGGCTTCTCTAGATGAACCGTTGCTTGATGTGGAGATGACATGCATTCCTTTGGACCCTTGTGCTACTGGTGTGCCCTACTCAGTGAAGGAAACGCCTGCTGGTGTTCTGTGCACGTCTGATCATTGTTCCACTGGCACACCCTTAACAGTGGAAGAAACCTCCAGTTCCGTTTCTGTTGTGCACATTGAGCCAATGTCAAGCAAAGTCAGCCCAGTACGGCAAAGAGGTTCCCCTTGTTTGGAAAAACGAGGCCTTTCCCCTAAGAAACTATCTCCAAAGAAAGGAATACTTAAGAGACATACAAGGGGGTGCAAGGGAATCTGCATGTGCTTGGACTGCAGCACATTCCGTTTACGTGCTGACCGAGCTTTTGAGTTCTCTAGGAAGCAGATGCAAGAGGCAGATGATATAATAGATAACTTACTAAAGGAGGTGTCAAGTCTTAGGAATCTCATGGAGAAATCTGCTGGCCAA CAGGAGACAAAGCAAACAGCCTGCCAGCGGGCGTCacaggtggaggtggtggccaGAGAGCGTCGTAGGCAGATGTTGATGGAGCTGAACTCACATTGCAGGATCCCT GGACCAAGGGTGAAATTTGCACAATATGTTGAAGAGAGGATGGCGTCGTCTCCATCACCTGATTCACCTAGCAGGAGAAGATAA
- the LOC4326464 gene encoding uncharacterized protein isoform X2, translating to MPTQHLTSRRHAELLRHLLLDGGAAVKDLRLRRVVPLTSAPLDDSSPDPAGPAAKSGSAETTPPEAQDGRERKPVVQRSKLVHAPASFGYRRLLPFLNQLTNTNQESECPSGKDNSKIDAYAESESEAQPDPVHCSISTTKEEINISSSHLSSTKMCLSRCQRSRFVHHPSSFSYKRMLPFVTENEITSQEGHRTKIPRLVQEKQSSTDENLILTTGQHHFVMSGDSAEECKTAQVERLVEENESKSDRIHPLGGRLLQPAVSEAAHLELQVSTVEGQNLTQERVLASDAHLLSSDKGECTLKWNDVLPAGQHQPAASEDFSEESNKAGVEAVLEERKSVPDGNSVLDGRQLQTFVSKASPPEGTAEMQKATQKQAVTSDGDDDPLDSCKGGSLAKEQPLLHATELSVKDNAEGDEVHQCQSPELGTSDVCFGGPTKVVIPSVNSHNALEQCDSMASLDEPLLDVEMTCIPLDPCATGVPYSVKETPAGVLCTSDHCSTGTPLTVEETSSSVSVVHIEPMSSKVSPVRQRGSPCLEKRGLSPKKLSPKKGILKRHTRGCKGICMCLDCSTFRLRADRAFEFSRKQMQEADDIIDNLLKEVSSLRNLMEKSAGQETKQTACQRASQVEVVARERRRQMLMELNSHCRIPGPRVKFAQYVEERMASSPSPDSPSRRR from the exons atgCCCACACAGCACCTGACCTCTCGCCGCCACGCTGAGCtactccgccatctcctcctagatggcggcgccgccgtgaaGGACCTCCGTCTCCGCCGTGTCGTCCCGCTCACCTCCGCGCCCCTTGACGACTCCTCCCCCGACCCGGCCGGCCCTGCTGCCAAATCTGGATCTGCAGAGACGACGCCGCCGGAGGCCCAAGACGGCCGGGAGCGAAAGCCG GTCGTCCAGCGGTCGAAGCTCGTGCACGCCCCGGCCTCCTTCGGCTACCGCCGCTTACTGCCTTTCCTCAACCAACTGACCAACACCAACCAAG AATCAGAATGCCCTAGTGGCAAGGACAACTCCAAGATTGATGCATATGCCGAATCTGAATCTGAAGCTCAACCTGATCCTGTGCATTGCTCTATCAGCACCACCAAGGAAGAAATCAACATTTCCTCTTCTCATCTTTCAAGCACCAAGATG TGCCTTTCCCGGTGTCAGAGGTCCAGGTTTGTTCACCACCCCAGCTCATTTAGCTACAAGAGGATGCTGCCATTTGTTACGGAGAACG AGATCACTTCTCAGGAAGGTCACAGGACCAAAATTCCAAGACTCGTACAAGAAAAGCAATCTTCAACGGATGAGAATCTTATCTTGACCACTGGACAGCATCACTTTGTTATGTCAGGAGACTCTGCTGAGGAATGCAAAACAGCTCAAGTCGAAAGATTAGTAGAAGAAAACGAATCAAAATCAGACAGGATTCATCCTCTTGGTGGAAGGCTGCTTCAGCCTGCTGTTTCTGAAGCCGCTCATCTAGAACTACAAGTCAGTACAGTTGAAGGGCAAAATCTCACACAGGAAAGAGTGCTAGCTTCAGATGCACACCTTCTATCTTCAGACAAGGGTGAGTGCACATTGAAATGGAATGATGTCCTGCCTGCTGGACAGCATCAGCCTGCTGCCTCAGAAGACTTCTCTGAAGAAAGCAACAAAGCAGGAGTTGAAGCAGTATTAGAAGAGAGGAAATCAGTTCCAGACGGAAATTCTGTTCTTGATGGCAGACAGCTTCAGACTTTTGTTTCAAAAGCTTCTCCTCCAGAAGGCACAGCTGAAATGCAGAAGGCCACACAAAAACAAGCAGTGACTTCAGATGGTGATGACGACCCTCTAGACTCCTGCAAGGGTGGATCTCTTGCCAAAGAGCAGCCTCTACTGCATGCTACAGAGTTGTCAGTAAAAGATAATGCTGAAGGTGATGAGGTACATCAATGCCAAAGCCCAGAGTTGGGAACTTCTGATGTTTGTTTTGGTGGTCCTACCAAGGTTGTAATACCATCAGTGAATTCCCACAATGCACTAGAGCAATGTGATTCTATGGCTTCTCTAGATGAACCGTTGCTTGATGTGGAGATGACATGCATTCCTTTGGACCCTTGTGCTACTGGTGTGCCCTACTCAGTGAAGGAAACGCCTGCTGGTGTTCTGTGCACGTCTGATCATTGTTCCACTGGCACACCCTTAACAGTGGAAGAAACCTCCAGTTCCGTTTCTGTTGTGCACATTGAGCCAATGTCAAGCAAAGTCAGCCCAGTACGGCAAAGAGGTTCCCCTTGTTTGGAAAAACGAGGCCTTTCCCCTAAGAAACTATCTCCAAAGAAAGGAATACTTAAGAGACATACAAGGGGGTGCAAGGGAATCTGCATGTGCTTGGACTGCAGCACATTCCGTTTACGTGCTGACCGAGCTTTTGAGTTCTCTAGGAAGCAGATGCAAGAGGCAGATGATATAATAGATAACTTACTAAAGGAGGTGTCAAGTCTTAGGAATCTCATGGAGAAATCTGCTGGCCAA GAGACAAAGCAAACAGCCTGCCAGCGGGCGTCacaggtggaggtggtggccaGAGAGCGTCGTAGGCAGATGTTGATGGAGCTGAACTCACATTGCAGGATCCCT GGACCAAGGGTGAAATTTGCACAATATGTTGAAGAGAGGATGGCGTCGTCTCCATCACCTGATTCACCTAGCAGGAGAAGATAA
- the LOC107278092 gene encoding uncharacterized protein, with the protein MGSGDWGPVLIALVLFVLLTPGLLCQIPGSNGRVAEFHSMRTSVASIFVHALLFFAFCAIFMVAVGLHLYAG; encoded by the coding sequence atggggtCTGGTGATTGGGGTCCAGTGCTGATCGCGTTGGTCTTGTTCGTGCTGCTGACGCCGGGGTTGCTGTGCCAGATCCCCGGGAGCAACGGCCGCGTCGCCGAGTTCCACAGCATGCGCACCAGCGTCGCCTCCATCTTCGTCCACGCCCTCCTCTTCTTCGCCTTCTGCGCCATCTTCatggtcgccgtcggcctccacCTCTACGCCGGCTAG